The following coding sequences are from one Triplophysa dalaica isolate WHDGS20190420 chromosome 12, ASM1584641v1, whole genome shotgun sequence window:
- the derl1 gene encoding derlin-1 encodes MSDIGDWFKNIPFITRYWFAGSIAVPLIGKLGLIGPMYLVLWPEAFFHKFQLWRPLSATLYFPVGPGTGFLYLVNLYFLYQYSSRLETGTFEGKPADYIFMLLFNWICIVITGLMMDMQLLMIPLIMSVLYVWAQLNRDTIVSFWFGTRFKACYLPWVILGFNYIIGGSVVNELIGNLVGHLYFFLMFKYPMDLGGRSFLSTPQFLYNWLPNRRGGVSGFGVPPSRRPMPQEQAGGGGGGGGGGRYNWGQGFRLGDD; translated from the exons ATGTCAGATATCGGAGACTGGTTTAAAAACATACCTTTCATCACTCGATACTGGTTTGCTGGCTCAATAGCCGTGCCGCTTATAGGAAAGCTGGGATTAATCGGTCCTATGTACCTTGTGTTATGGCCGGAGGCATTCTTTCATAAATTTCAG CTATGGAGACCATTATCTGCAACATTGTATTTCCCAGTTGGCCCAGGGACAGGTTTTCTATACCTGGTCAATTTGTATTTCCTGTACCAGTACTCTTCGAGGCTTGAAACAG GAACTTTTGAAGGAAAACCAGCAGATTACATATTCATGCTTCTGTTCAACTGGATTTGCATTGTT ATAACAGGGTTAATGATGGATATGCAG ctCCTGATGATCCCTTTGATAATGTCTGTTCTGTATGTCTGGGCACAACTAAATCGAGACACGATTGTATCTTTCTGGTTTGGCACCAGATTTAAG GCTTGTTATCTCCCTTGGGTCATTCTGGGATTTAACTACATCATTGGTGGCTC CGTTGTCAACGAGCTGATAGGAAATCTAGTGGGCCATCTTTACTTCTTTCTGATGTTCAAATACCCAATGGATCTGGGTGGCAGGTCATTTCTTTCCACACCCCAATTCCT GTATAATTGGCTTCCCAATCGACGAGGTGGAGTTTCTGGATTTGGTGTTCCCCCAAGCAGGAGACCCATGCCTCAGGAACAggcaggaggaggaggaggtggtGGTGGAGGTGGACGATATAACTGGGGTCAAGGTTTTCGCCTGGGGGACGACTGA
- the nsmce2 gene encoding E3 SUMO-protein ligase NSE2, protein MSLSSVQSTLSNLKSCQGDIDAYMDVVSDVALGIVEAEGTTDSPALKKLEKMMLQCSELDREINCFVGSVEEMTAQVRHQPPDAMFNLRASVKDRFSQVMAGVSDADLQRHTKVIAFKESIRKYAMQASQAATENEEEELDDDIAFTQSQTNFICPLTKVEMVNPVKNKKCQHYFDQEAILEMIRARHRNKKKCRCPNVGCGNSDFQESDLELDFVMKRKIQNQKRQNAKT, encoded by the exons ATGTCTTTAAGTTCCGTGCAGTCCACGTTGTCCAATCTTAAATCATGCCAAGGAGATATTGATGCGTATATGGATGTGGTATCAGACGTTGCACTGGGAATAGTCGAAGCAGAAG GTACAACCGACAGCCCTGCTCTGAAGAAACTGGAGAAGATGATGCTGCAATGTTCAGAGTTGGACAGagaaataaattgttttgtggGATCGGTAGAAGAGATGACTGCTCAG GTCAGGCATCAACCACCAGATGCCATGTTTAATCTGAGAGCTTCTGTAAAGGACAGGTTCTCTCAGGTTATGGCTGGAGTTTCGGATGCAGACCTCCAAAGGCACACCAAAGTGATAGCCTTTAAAGAGAGTATCAGGAAATATGCAATGCAAG CTAGTCAGGCAGCAACtgagaatgaagaggaggagctGGATGATGACATTGCTTTTACACAAAGCCAGACTAATTTCATCTGCCCTCTCACTAAG GTTGAGATGGTCAATCCagtgaaaaataagaaatgccAGCATTACTTTGACCAAGAGGCTATACTTGAAATGATAAGGGCAAGGCACAGAAATAAGAAGAAATGTCG CTGTCCAAACGTTGGCTGTGGAAACTCAGATTTTCAGGAATCTGACCTTGAATTGGACTTTGTTATGAAGAGAAAGATTCAGAACCAGAAGAGACAGAATGCGAAAACCTAA
- the ddx61 gene encoding probable ATP-dependent RNA helicase ddx6, whose product MATARTEIPASVMAMTKQNGQSKPMTLQSGSLTSSTQSGKAPVVPPKGSSIPQSSGGIRFGDDWKKCLLLPPKDTRVRTTDVTATKGNEFEDYCLKRELLMGIFEMGWEKPSPIQEESIPIALSGRDILARAKNGTGKSGAYLIPLLERIDLKKDYVQAIVLVPTRELALQVSQISINMSKHLGGVKVMATTGGTNLRDDIMRLDEIVHVIIATPGRILDLLRKGVAKVDKAQMIVMDEADKLLSQDFVVLVEDIISFLPKNRQVLLYSATFPISVQKFMTKHLQKPYEINLMDELTLKGITQYYAYVTERQKVHCLNTLFSRLQINQSIIFCNSTQRVELLAKKITQLGYSCFYIHAKMMQEYRNRVFHDFRNGLCRNLVCTDLFTRGIDIQAVNVVINFDFPKNAETYLHRIGRSGRYGHLGLAINLITAEDRFNLKGIEDQLITDIKPIPSSIDKSLYVAEFHSIHPDEEEAAQKAAGLN is encoded by the exons ATGGCTACAGCAAGAACAGAGATCCCTGCTTCAGTCATGGCAATGACCAAACAAAATGGACAGTCTAAGCCCATGACCCTCCAGTCAGGGTCACTCACTTCCTCAACACAATCAGGAAAAGCACCGGTTGTGCCTCCGAAAGGAAGCAGTATACCCCAAAGCAGTGGTGGTATCAG GTTTGGAGATGACTGGAAGAAGTGCCTCCTGCTTCCACCGAAAGACACACGAGTGAGAACCACA GATGTGACTGCAACCAAGGGGAATGAGTTTGAGGATTACTGCCTTAAGCGTGAACTGCTAATGGGTATCTTTGAGATGGGCTGGGAGAAACCTTCCCCTATCCAG GAGGAGAGCATTCCCATTGCCTTGTCAGGAAGGGACATTCTCGCTCGAGCTAAAAATGGCACAGGGAAAAGCGGAGCCTACCTCATCCCACTCTTGGAAAGGATTGATCTGAAGAAAGACTACGTTCAAG cCATAGTGTTGGTGCCAACTCGTGAGCTGGCTCTGCAGGTGAGCCAGATAAGTATCAACATGAGCAAGCATCTTGGTGGCGTCAAGGTTATGGCTACGACAGGTGGTACCAACCTAAGGGATGACATCATGCGTCTTGATGAGATCG TTCATGTTATAATTGCTACCCCGGGCAGAATCCTTGATTTGTTGAGGAAAGGTGTGGCCAAAGTTGACAAAGCTCAGATGATTGTGATGGATGAG GCTGACAAGTTGCTTTCTCAAGACTTTGTGGTGCTTGTTGAGGACATCATCAGCTTTCTGCCCAAAAACCGTCAAGTTCTTCTGTATTCTGCCACTTTCCCGATCAGTGTGCAGAAGTTCATG ACCAAACATCTACAAAAGCCATATGAAATCAATCTAATGGATGAGCTGACCCTGAAAGGCATCACTCAGTACTATGCCTATGTAACCGAAAGGCAGAAAGTGCACTGTCTCAACACGCTTTTCTCCAGG CTCCAAATCAACCAATCAATCATCTTCTGTAACTCCACCCAAAGAGTGGAGCTCCTTGCCAAGAAAATCACTCAGCTTGGCTATTCCTGCTTTTACATCCATGCCAAGATGATGCAG GAATACAGAAACCGGGTGTTCCATGACTTCAGGAATGGTCTGTGTAGGAACCTGGTCTGCACAG ATCTTTTCACGAGAGGAATTGACATCCAGGCTGTCAATGTAGTCATCAACTTTGACTTTCCCAAAAATGCAGAGACGTACTTGCATCGCATTGGCAGATCAG GCAGGTATGGTCACCTGGGTTTGGCTATTAACCTGATCACCGCAGAAGATCGTTTCAACCTGAAGGGCATTGAGGACCAGCTGATCACTGACATCAAGCCCATTCCCAGCAGCATTGACAAGAGTCTGTATGTTGCAGAATTTCACTCCATACATCCAGATGAGGAGGAAGCCGCTCAAAAAGCAGCAGGGCTTAATTAA
- the tomm40 gene encoding mitochondrial import receptor subunit TOM40 homolog — MGSVLAASSPNPPPASGGGSAPGGAGLLTVPPGFTMPPVSSVPPSASTQGQSGADTEALSNPGTFEECHRKCKEVFPVQMEGVRLVVNKGLSNHFQVSHTVTLSTLGDSGYRFGSTYVGSKQTGPAESFPVMVGDMDNTGSLNAQIIHQLTSRLRSKVAMQTQQHKFVNWQCDAEYRADDFTAAVTLGNPDVLVGSGILVAHYLQSLTPSLVLGGELVYHKRPGEEGTVTSFVGRYTGSNYVATLTVGGAGAHASYYHKANDQLQIGVEFEASTRMQDTSVSLGYQLDVPKANLLFKGSLDSNWVVGATLEKKLIPLPLSLALGAFLNHRKNKFQCGFGITIG; from the exons ATGGGCAGTGTGTTGGCTGCCAGCTCTCCAAACCCACCCCCAGCCTCAGGGGGTGGCAGTGCCCCAGGGGGGGCAGGTCTACTGACAGTACCTCCAGGTTTCACCATGCCCCCAGTGTCTTCAGTCCCACCCTCCGCAAGCACGCAGGGACAGTCTGGGGCGGACACAGAGGCTCTATCAAACCCTGGCACATTTGAGGAGTGTCATCGCAAGTGCAAAG AGGTCTTTCCTGTACAGATGGAGGGGGTACGTTTGGTTGTCAACAAGGGCTTGAGTAATCACTTCCAG GTCAGTCACACAGTTACTCTAAGCACTCTGGGGGACTCCGGTTACAGATTTGGATCCACATATGTGGGCAGCAAGCAAACAGGTCCTGCTGAG TCTTTTCCTGTCATGGTAGGCGACATGGACAACACAGGCAGTCTCAATGCACAGATCATCCATCAGCTTACCAGCCGTTTGCGCTCTAAAGTTGCCATGCAG ACCCAGCAACACAAATTTGTAAACTGGCAGTGTGATGCAGAATACCGTGCTGATGACTTCACTGCCGCTGTAACCCTTGGCAACCCAGATGTTCTTGTTGGATCTG GTATCCTAGTCGCACATTACCTCCAGTCCTTGACTCCATCTTTGGTGTTGGGGGGTGAGTTGGTCTATCACAAGAGACCAGGAGAAGAGGGCACAGTAACGTCATTTGTTGGCAGATACACAG GCAGTAATTATGTTGCTACGTTGACTGTTGGAGGAGCTGGTGCACATGCATCATACTACCACAAAGCCAATGACCAG CTTCAGATTGGGGTGGAGTTTGAGGCCAGCACACGGATGCAAGACACAAGTGTGTCCTTAGGTTATCAGTTGGATGTACCCAAAGCAAACCTGCTGTTTAAAG GTTCTTTAGATAGTAACTGGGTGGTGGGAGCAACGCTGGAAAAGAAGCTGATTCCTCTTCCTCTATCATTAGCTCTAGGCGCCTTCCTTAACCATCGCAAGAACAAGTTTCAATGTGGCTTTGGCATCACCATTGGATAG